The Arachis hypogaea cultivar Tifrunner chromosome 16, arahy.Tifrunner.gnm2.J5K5, whole genome shotgun sequence genome contains a region encoding:
- the LOC140180120 gene encoding zinc finger BED domain-containing protein RICESLEEPER 2-like — protein sequence MEISELENQLLLSASNESANNRQNEEVLLPIDGISSPEIQVELEAEALDKNEGENQSREDEEVEDNEDEGVIHKNKRKKTSFVWQHFKEVKLSNGVVKNQCVHCKRKYAITDSKATSQLNRHLKNNCPSYRKMVLAKQKKLNFPQSDSAEHPNVISPMLVTPGGKYDHARQREATAHWLMMHEHSFSIVEEFGFSLMMKCNNTAYEKIGRKTLKSDCLKVYEAERKKLKASLKDVSKISLTTDLWKSQNQKIECMVITGHYIDTNWILQKRVLSFVHVPPPRRGVDIADAIFKCLIEWGIESKIYSISVDNASYNDSCLRTLKDMISRHRKLLCGGKLFHVQCYAHILNLLVQDGLGEIAGTIENIRESVKFINQSEARLRTFSEIVQQLQLPGRKLILDCPTRWNSTYQMISTALHFKEVFPRFQDCEPNYRYLLDHEEWDKVEKIAEVLQVINCATNIISGSEYPTANLYLAEVFRIKLILDEVVNSGPFFIKEMAAKMKLKFDKYWSECNLLMAIATVLDPRCKLTGLKMCF from the coding sequence ATGGAAATTTCTGAACTTGAAAATCAATTGTTACTGTCTGCTTCAAATGAAAGCGCAAATAATAGACAAAATGAAGAAGTACTTCTTCCTATTGATGGAATATCATCACCAGAAATACAAGTGGAGCTTGAAGCAGAAGCATTAGACAAAAATGAAGGAGAAAATCAAAGTAGAGAAGATGAAGAGGTAGAAGACAATGAAGATGAGGGTGTTATTCACaaaaataaaaggaagaaaaCCTCCTTTGTCTGGCAACATTTTAAAGAAGTGAAATTGTCTAATGGGGTTGTGAAGAATCAATGTGTTCATTGCAAAAGAAAATATGCTATAACTGACTCAAAAGCTACAAGTCAATTGAATAGGCATTTGAAGAACAATTGTCCTAGCTACAGAAAAATGGTGTtggcaaaacaaaaaaaattgaacttcCCTCAAAGCGATTCAGCAGAGCATCCAAATGTCATTAGTCCTATGTTAGTAACTCCTGGTGGAAAGTATGATCATGCAAGACAAAGAGAAGCAACTGCACATTGGTTAATGATGCACGAGCATTCATTCAGCATTGTTGAAGAATTTGGTTTTTCATTGATGATGAAGTGCAATAATACAGCTTATGAGAAGATTGGTAGAAAAACCCTGAAAAGTGATTGTCTCAAAGTATATGAAGCTGAAAGGAAGAAGTTAAAGGCAAGTTTAAAAGATGTGAGTAAAATCAGTTTAACTACTGATTTATGGAAATCACAGAACCAGAAAATTGAGTGTATGGTTATCACAGGTCATTACATTGATACAAATTGGATACTGCAAAAACGAGTTCTTAGTTTTGTTCATGTTCCTCCACCTCGACGTGGTGTTGATATTGCAGATGCCATTTTCAAATGTCTTATTGAATGGGGTATCGAATCAAAGATTTATTCTATATCTGTTGATAATGCATCCTATAATGACTCATGCTTAAGGACATTGAAGGACATGATTTCAAGGCATAGAAAATTGCTTTGTGGAGGAAAGTTGTTTCATGTGCAATGTTATGCACACATCTTAAACTTACTTGTTCAAGATGGATTGGGGGAAATAgcaggaacaattgaaaatataCGTGAGAGTGTGAAGTTTATCAATCAGTCTGAGGCAAGGTTGCGTACATTCTCTGAGATTGTTCAACAATTGCAACTTCCTGggagaaaattgattcttgactgTCCTACACGATGGAATTCAACTTATCAAATGATATCTACAGCATTGCACTTTAAGGAAGTCTTCCCTCGATTCCAAGATTGTGAGCCAAATTATAGATATCTTCTTGACCACGAAGAATGGGATAAAGTTGAAAAAATAGCTGAAGTTCTACAAGTGATCAATTGTGCAACCAATATCATATCTGGAAGTGAATATCCTACTGCCAACCTTTATCTTGCGGAGGTATTTCGcattaaattaattttggatgAAGTTGTTAATAGTGGACCTTTTTTCATCAAGGAAATGGCTGCCAAAATGAAACTGAAGTTTGATAAATATTGGAGTGAATGTAACCTTCTCATGGCTATTGCTACTGTTTTAGATCCCAGATGCAAATTGACAGGTCTTAAAATGTGCTTTTAG
- the LOC140180121 gene encoding uncharacterized protein yields the protein MTWAIELSQYDLRYEPRHAIKAQAMADFLVEVTGNPTEEACTWWKLHVDGASNQTSGGAGIILESPAGFIYEQSIKFNFPVSNNQAEYEALLGGLILAREVVATRLEVFSDSQVVTSQVNRSYQARDSLLQKYLEKVKELAKQFEEVTVQHVPRERNTRADLLSKLASTKPGVGNRSLIQGMIKELAVALHLTKIGPSWMDPITNFLENGKLPEDEKEAKVLRREAARYAIIQGQPFKKGLSQPLLKCLHPDQTDYIEAEPLASISSANCRKFMWRQVITRFGIPEVVISDDGTQFTEKKFVEFLTGLGIKQKFSSVEHPQTNGQVEAANKVVLLGLKKRLDSKKGAWADELASVLWSYRTTEQSSTGETPFRLMYGVDAMIPVEIGELSPRLLLKGVEEAVEKDLVDEAREVAHLSKIALKQRMALCYNSKVLKREFEQNDLVLRRNDIKLPTQGEGKLAANWEGPYRVKEVIGKGAYKLEKLDGREIPRTWNAGNMRRFYS from the exons atgacctgggccatcgagctaTCTCAATACGATTTGAGATATGAGCCTCGACATGCGATTAAGGCACAAGCAATGGCAGACTTCCTGGTGGAAGTAACAGGAAACCCGACCGAGGAAGCGTGCACAtggtggaagctccatgtggacggagcctccaaccaaacgtcgGGAGGCGCAGGAATCATCCTGGAAAGCCCTGCCGGGTTCATATACGAACAATCAATCAAGTTCAATTTTCCCGTatcaaacaaccaagcggaatacgAGGCCCTTCTGGGCGGCTTGATCTTAGCTCGGGAAGTCGTGGCTACGAGGTTGGAAGTGTTCAGTGACTCACAGGTCGTTACCTCGCAAGTGAACAGAAGCTACCAAGCCAGGGACTCGCTGCTGCAAAAGTATTTGGAGAAGGTCAAAGAGCTGGCCAAACAGTTCGAAGAGGTCACAGTCCAACACGTTCCAagggaaaggaacacacgggcagacctcctatcTAAGCTAGCGAGCACGAAACCAGGAGTCGGCAACAGATCCCTCATTCAAGGAATGATAAAGGAACTGGCAGTCGCCCTCCACCTGACAAAGATAGGCCCCTCATGGATGGACCCCATCACTAACTTCCTGGAAAACGGCAAACTCCCTGAGGACGAGAAGGAAGCTAAAGTGCTGAGAAGGGAGGCAGCCAGATATGCGATCATACAAGGCCAACCATTTAAAAAGGGACTTAGCCAGCCTTTACTGAAATGCCTTCAtcccgaccaaacggactac ATAGAGGCTGAACCACTGGCAAGCATATCCTCAGCCAATTGTcgaaagttcatgtggaggcaggtgataactcgATTCGGCATCCCAGAAGTCGTCATCTCTGACGACGGGACACAGTTTACCGAAAAGAAATTCGTGGAGTTCCTCACCGGCCTGGGTATAAAGCAGAAATTCTCCTCAGTAGAGCACCCGCAGACAAACGGTCAAGTTGAGGCCGCAAATAAGGTCGTCTTGCTGGGCCTCAAAAAGCGGCTGGACAGCAAAAAAGGTGCATGGGCTGACGAACTTGCCtcggtcctctggtcctaccgaACAACCGAGCAATCATCCACAGGGGAAACTCCTTTCCGCCTGATGTACGGGGTGGACGCAATGATACCCGTAGAGATCGGCGAGCTGAGCCCACGATTACTTCTGAAGGGAGTAGAGGAAGCGGTAGAAAAAGACCTGGTAGATGAGGCTAGGGAGGTGGCCCATTTGTCAAAAATAGCACTAAAGCAAAGAATGGCCTTGTGCTACAACTCTAAAGTACTTAAGAGGGAATTTGAGCAAAACGACCTTGTCCTACGGCGTAACGACATCAAACTACCGACCCAAGGAGAAGGTAAACTGGCGGCgaactgggaaggcccctacagagtcAAAGAAGTGATCGGCAAGGGCGCATACAAACTGGAGAAGCTCGATGGAAGGGAGATCCCGAGAACTTGGAATGCAGGTAACATGAGAAGGTTTTACTCCTAG